In Spirochaetota bacterium, the sequence TATGAATTCAATATTGTAAAGTAAAATTAAGACTGACTATTTGTTATATAAATATTGAGTATTTGTATTATAAATGTTTGACAAATGGGATATGCTCACTAGTATTAGTCCCTAATAATACTCGATTATTGAGATTATGGATGATTTATGAATAATACCGCATATTTAAAACGCTTAATTTGAAATAATTACCTGAAACCTGTTTGGTTTCTTGGTGTTATTTGCCCACCTGCTCGCCCAGCTTGATGTGTAACCCTTAACATCTTGTAGCGGACAAGCAGGCTACTAAGATGTTAGGAGGAATAGCATGTCAGAAGACTATCGAAAAATGTGGTCAGATCTAGAAATTGATCTAGAGGTGCATGATGCATTACTCGATGCTGTGAGCTCGGGATACAATGAGGTTTATCTGTCCCAGGAAAATAGACCCGAGGGGATGGGATATTTCAACTTTGTTGTTAGCGAGGTGCATGGATTACGGATCAAGGAGCTTGTGGATGCCAAGAGGGAGGGAAGAAGGATAATCGGTTCTTTCTGCACATTTGTTCCAGAGGAATTGATATTAGCGGTGGATGGCATTTCAATTGGACTCTGTGCTGGGGCTGAATTTGCCTTTGAGGAAGCCGAAAAGTATCTACCCTCAAATACGTGCGCCCTAATAAAATCCGCCTTTGGATTTAGGCTTGGCAAGGTTTGTCCCTATTTAGAAGCGAGTGATCTTGTCGTAGGTGAGAATACCTGCGATGGGAAGAAGAAGTCCTACGAACATATGGATACCCTAATAGATAATCTATATATTATGGATCTGCCACAGATGAAGAGTGAAGAGGGTAAATCCCTTCTTAAAAAGGAGTATATCAAATTTGCGCAAAAGCTTGAGGATATATCTGGAAAAAAGATCGGGGTATCAAAGCTTAAGGAATCAATACAATTAGTCAATAACAAGCGTAAAGCAGTGCATAGGATCTCTGGTTTGAGAAACGCTGATCCCGCTCCTATCTCTGGTCTGGATGCATTGCTTATAAATCAAATATTCTTTTTCGATGAT encodes:
- a CDS encoding double-cubane-cluster-containing anaerobic reductase → MSEDYRKMWSDLEIDLEVHDALLDAVSSGYNEVYLSQENRPEGMGYFNFVVSEVHGLRIKELVDAKREGRRIIGSFCTFVPEELILAVDGISIGLCAGAEFAFEEAEKYLPSNTCALIKSAFGFRLGKVCPYLEASDLVVGENTCDGKKKSYEHMDTLIDNLYIMDLPQMKSEEGKSLLKKEYIKFAQKLEDISGKKIGVSKLKESIQLVNNKRKAVHRISGLRNADPAPISGLDALLINQIFFFDDPIRFTKSVNQIADELGERVIRKIGAKTQGATRILLSGCPMALPNWKVPHIIETNGAVIVGEESCVGERGTHWLTKESGDSIEDLIDNIVDRYFEINCAVFTQNSSRLERIRELYKRYNADGIIHYNLQFCQPYQIESNLFEGQLEKEGIPFLRIDTDYSQEDSGQLTTRVEAFIERLKG